In one window of Scyliorhinus canicula chromosome 17, sScyCan1.1, whole genome shotgun sequence DNA:
- the LOC119951318 gene encoding zinc finger protein 239-like, with the protein MEANGAVRPREKPWKCEDCGKGFSYPSELEIHRRSHTGERPFTCSACGKRFTQSSDLLTHQRVHSGERPFTCSVCGNRFSRSSHLLAHQRTHTGERPFTCSECGKGFIQSSDLMRHQRIHTGERPLSCSECGKGFNDSSNLLRHQQVHIDKRPFKCPDCGKCYKSSTNLMRHQRVHTGERPFRCSQCGTGFRRSAQLNIHRRIHTGERPFTCSHCGKGFAQSSHLQTHQRIHTGERLFTCPECGKGFTRSSSRLRHQRVHE; encoded by the coding sequence ATGGAAGCAAACGGCGCTGTTCGCCCTCgcgagaaaccgtggaaatgtgaggactgtgggaagggattcagttacccatcggagctggagattcatcggcgtagtcacactggggagaggccgttcacctgctccgcgTGTGGGAAGCGATTCACTCAGTCAAGCGACCTACTgacgcaccagcgagttcacagtggggagaggccgttcacctgctccgtgtgtgggaataGATTCTCTCGGTCGtcccacctgctggcacaccagcgcactcacactggggagaggccgtttacctgctccgagtgtgggaagggattcattcagtcgtCCGACCTAATGAGACACCAGAGaatccacactggggagagacctctcagctgctccgagtgtgggaagggatttaatgattcatccaacctattaagacaccaacaagttcacattgacaagagaccttttaaatgcccagaTTGTGGGAAGTGCTATAAGAGTTCGACAAATCTGATGCGccatcagcgtgttcacactggcgagagaccgttcaggtgctctcaatgtgggactgGCTTCAGGCGATCGGCTCAACTCAACATTCACCGGCGCATTCACACcggagagagaccgttcacctgctcccattgtgggaagggattcgctcagtcttcccacttgcagacacaccagcgaattcacactggggagaggctctTCACCTgtcccgagtgtgggaagggattcactcggtcatccagccggctgagacaccagcgagttcatgaATGA